The following proteins are encoded in a genomic region of Nicotiana sylvestris chromosome 4, ASM39365v2, whole genome shotgun sequence:
- the LOC104235650 gene encoding purple acid phosphatase 2-like has product MGMKRVYTGFLCLLTVLILSSRVQLSDGGITSNYVRKYNSNVDMPLNSDVFRVPPGYNAPQQVYITQGDHEGKGVIVSWTTPDEPGSNSVLYWAENSNVKSSAEGFVVSYRYYNYTSGYIHHCTIKDLEFDTKYYYEVGLENTTRKFWFVTPPKPGPDVPYTFGLIGDLGQTYDSNSTLTHYELNPLKGQTMLFVGDLSYADNYPFHNNIRWDTWGRFIERSAAYQPWIWTAGNHELDFVPEIGESKPFLPYKHRFSTPYRVSDSTSPLWYSIKRASAYIIVMSSYSAFGTYTPQWKWLKNELPKVNRSETPWLIVLMHCPMYSSYVHHYMEGETMRVMYEPWFVNYKVDVVFAGHVHAYERSERISNVAYNIINRKCSPVRDESAPVYITIGDGGNQEGLATEMTQPQPRYSAYREASFGHGILDIKNRTHAYFGWHRNNDGYAVEADSLWLFNRYWKLDGPSVSMS; this is encoded by the exons ATGGGTATGAAGCGGGTTTATACTGGGTTTCtgtgtttacttacagtcttGATTTTGAGTAGCAGAGTTCAGTTAAGTGATGGTGGAATAACCAGTAACTATGTGAGAAAGTATAATTCTAATGTTGATATGCCATTGAACAGTGATGTGTTTCGAGTTCCACCTGGTTATAATGCTCCCCAGCAG GTTTACATAACACAAGGGGATCACGAAGGAAAGGGTGTAATTGTGTCTTGGACCACACCTGATGAACCTGGCTCAAATTCAGTCCTCTATTGGGCTGAAAATAGCAATGTTAAAAGCTCTGCTGAGGGCTTTGTTGTTAGCTACAGGTATTACAATTACACTTCCGGATATATACATCACTGCACCATCAAGGATCTGGAG TTTGATACAAAGTACTATTATGAAGTGGGGTTAGAAAATACAACTAGAAAGTTTTGGTTTGTAACTCCTCCAAAACCTGGACCTGATGTTCCTTATACATTTGGTCTCATCG GGGATCTTGGTCAGACCTACGACTCCAATAGCACACTGACTCATTATGAGCTGAACCCTCTAAAGGGCCAGACGATGCTCTTTGTCGGTGACCTCTCTTATGCTGATAATTATCCGTTTCACAACAACATACGATGGGACACATGGGGGAGATTTATCGAGAGAAGTGCAGCATATCAACCTTGGATTTGGACTGCCGGAAATCATGAACTTGATTTTGTTCCTGAAATT GGAGAATCTAAACCTTTCTTACCTTACAAGCACCGATTTTCTACGCCTTACAGAGTATCAGACAGTACTTCTCCGCTTTGGTACTCTATAAAGAGAGCTTCAGCCTATATTATTGTCATGTCTTCTTATTCAGCTTTTG GTACATACACTCCTCAATGGAAATGGTTAAAGAATGAGTTGCCTAAAGTTAACAGGAGTGAGACACCATGGCTCATTGTACTCATGCATTGTCCAATGTATAGTAGTTATGTTCATCATTATATGGAAGGGGAAACAATGCGAGTCATGTATGAACCATGGTTTGTGAATTACAAGGTGGATGTTGTCTTCGCTGGTCATGTTCATGCCTATGAACGATCA GAGCGGATATCAAATGTTGCTTACAACATCATAAATAGGAAGTGCAGTCCTGTCAGGGACGAGTCTGCCCCTGTGTATATTACCATTGGAGATGGAGGAAATCAAGAGGGATTAGCTACAGA GATGACACAACCACAGCCAAGGTATTCTGCCTATCGGGAAGCAAGCTTCGGTCACGGGATATTGGATATTAAGAACAGAACTCATGCCTATTTTGGTTGGCATCGTAACAACGATGGATATGCTGTTGAAGCAGACTCGTTATGGCTTTTCAACAGATACTGGAAGTTGGACGGACCCTCCGTATCTATGTCATGA